One window of Caldivirga sp. genomic DNA carries:
- a CDS encoding UxaA family hydrolase: protein MAKFAIHNREDNVGVAIEDIKAGDEAQGIYIEDKSNGPVIKAMEDIPLGHKIALRDIKAGERVIKYGRVIGVAVKDIKVGEHVHIHNLKSLRWSNLGKKR, encoded by the coding sequence ATGGCTAAATTCGCAATACATAATAGGGAGGATAACGTGGGTGTGGCTATAGAGGATATTAAGGCTGGGGATGAGGCTCAAGGTATATACATTGAGGATAAGTCCAATGGACCAGTAATTAAGGCTATGGAAGATATTCCACTTGGTCACAAGATAGCCCTAAGGGACATTAAGGCTGGTGAAAGGGTTATTAAGTATGGTAGGGTGATTGGGGTTGCGGTGAAGGACATTAAGGTGGGGGAGCATGTTCATATACATAATTTAAAATCACTAAGATGGAGTAATTTAGGTAAAAAGAGGTGA
- a CDS encoding aldehyde ferredoxin oxidoreductase family protein yields MLGYTNRIARVNLSIGKVSIEETPGWLIDTFIGGKGFVYGILSREVKPGTNPLSSDNKIVIAAGALAGLAPASAKTIVGAVSPLSNLIHDTSVGEWFSYMLRGAGFDALIIEGASNEPVYLWVNKGKVEIRDASRIWGMTTREATRAVREETNRAASVMVIGPAGENLVKISNIMVEGERAGGRGGLGAVFGSKKLKAIAAHGVPDIKVADPDGFLKAALDIYRRFQTSPNTSESREFGTTNGLMYSGSIGTAPAFNYGRPRLEEELARKLTGAHFKEIGLEVNFPQKPIKIIGALCPIKCSRWFRIPGEEDYVKPEYETLGLIGSATGVFDERYFLKANRLANDLGLDAIGVGNVIGWAMELYEKGLLTREDTGNVELRFGNGEALVKMIEDIAYQRGLGKVLAQGVADAAELLGKGAEYAVHFKKIALPAWYPNGPLRGLVISYLTADVGGSHLRGWPQMHDPDTPLKNTVESMINDRDRKVVMDAMGLCVFNPYSVDDMVKLYNLATGKNINGEYALRVSTRIDTIARIWHILLGYVDVWSQVPRKMIVDEQGPKFKREEIEEAVKEFYRLRGWDPETGLPTHEYLKQLGIDWMIPYRDEAERVLRQYAPQK; encoded by the coding sequence ATGCTAGGTTATACGAATAGGATTGCGAGGGTTAATTTAAGCATTGGTAAGGTTTCAATTGAGGAAACGCCTGGGTGGCTAATAGACACCTTTATAGGTGGTAAGGGTTTCGTCTACGGTATACTATCCAGGGAGGTTAAGCCTGGCACTAACCCGTTATCAAGCGATAATAAGATTGTTATAGCTGCTGGCGCATTAGCTGGATTAGCCCCAGCGTCAGCGAAAACTATAGTGGGTGCAGTAAGCCCACTAAGCAACTTAATTCACGACACTAGCGTTGGAGAATGGTTCTCATACATGCTTAGGGGAGCTGGTTTCGATGCATTAATAATTGAAGGTGCATCCAATGAACCAGTGTACCTATGGGTGAATAAGGGCAAGGTGGAGATTAGGGATGCCTCAAGGATTTGGGGAATGACCACTAGGGAGGCCACTAGGGCTGTTAGGGAGGAGACTAACAGGGCTGCTTCAGTAATGGTTATTGGACCAGCTGGGGAGAACTTAGTTAAAATATCTAACATAATGGTTGAGGGTGAGAGAGCCGGAGGTAGGGGTGGTCTTGGGGCAGTATTCGGTAGTAAGAAGCTTAAGGCAATTGCAGCTCACGGTGTACCAGACATTAAGGTTGCTGACCCTGATGGGTTCCTGAAGGCAGCCCTCGACATATACAGGAGGTTCCAAACATCACCTAATACCTCAGAGTCTAGGGAGTTCGGCACAACCAATGGTTTAATGTACAGTGGCTCAATAGGGACAGCGCCAGCCTTCAACTACGGTAGGCCAAGGCTTGAGGAGGAACTTGCACGCAAACTCACTGGTGCACATTTCAAAGAAATCGGCCTTGAGGTTAACTTCCCACAGAAGCCCATTAAGATAATTGGTGCATTATGCCCAATTAAATGCTCAAGGTGGTTTAGGATACCTGGTGAAGAGGATTACGTTAAGCCTGAATACGAGACACTGGGCCTAATAGGCTCAGCCACAGGGGTCTTTGATGAGAGATACTTCCTCAAGGCTAATAGGTTAGCTAATGACCTCGGCTTGGATGCAATAGGTGTTGGTAACGTTATTGGGTGGGCCATGGAGCTTTACGAGAAGGGCTTACTAACAAGGGAGGATACTGGTAATGTTGAGTTAAGGTTTGGTAATGGTGAAGCCCTAGTTAAGATGATTGAGGACATAGCCTATCAAAGAGGGTTAGGGAAGGTATTAGCACAGGGTGTTGCAGACGCCGCCGAATTGCTTGGTAAAGGGGCAGAGTACGCTGTTCACTTTAAGAAGATAGCCTTACCGGCCTGGTACCCTAATGGCCCATTAAGGGGACTGGTGATATCATACTTAACGGCAGACGTTGGTGGAAGCCACCTTAGGGGCTGGCCACAGATGCATGATCCAGATACGCCACTTAAGAATACTGTGGAGTCAATGATAAATGATAGGGATAGGAAAGTTGTAATGGATGCGATGGGACTCTGCGTGTTTAACCCATACTCAGTGGATGATATGGTTAAGTTGTATAACTTAGCAACTGGTAAGAACATTAATGGTGAATACGCACTAAGGGTAAGCACTAGGATAGATACGATAGCTAGGATATGGCATATACTGTTAGGTTACGTGGATGTGTGGAGTCAAGTACCAAGGAAGATGATTGTTGATGAGCAGGGACCGAAGTTTAAGCGTGAGGAAATTGAGGAGGCTGTTAAGGAATTCTATAGGCTGAGGGGTTGGGATCCTGAAACTGGTTTACCAACCCATGAGTATTTGAAGCAACTTGGTATTGATTGGATGATACCGTATAGGGATGAGGCTGAGAGGGTTCTAAGGCAGTATGCTCCTCAAAAGTAG
- a CDS encoding DNA-directed RNA polymerase: MFRVITVEDYIRVPPSVFNEPIDKIAYEQLRANYEGRVDRELGVFVAVFDVKVDKRGVIVYGDGATYHKVSFKALVFVPLINEIVEGDVVDVKEYGAHVRLGALTAFVHRSQVMDENVVLFDRQSGVFMGEKNRQKKVGRGDVVRARIVGVSYVSTANGVRLNVSMTMRQPFLGKIEWIEEATKAKKKPQSKPGQ; this comes from the coding sequence GTGTTTAGGGTAATAACAGTAGAGGACTACATTAGGGTTCCCCCCTCAGTGTTTAATGAGCCTATTGATAAGATTGCCTACGAGCAATTAAGGGCTAATTATGAGGGTAGGGTGGATAGGGAGTTAGGAGTCTTCGTAGCAGTCTTCGACGTTAAGGTTGATAAGAGGGGTGTGATAGTTTATGGTGACGGTGCAACCTACCACAAGGTCTCATTTAAGGCCCTTGTCTTTGTTCCACTAATTAATGAGATTGTTGAAGGGGATGTAGTGGATGTTAAGGAGTATGGTGCTCACGTTAGGCTTGGTGCCCTGACAGCCTTTGTACATAGATCTCAAGTAATGGATGAAAACGTTGTTCTCTTTGATAGGCAAAGCGGTGTTTTCATGGGGGAGAAGAATAGGCAGAAGAAGGTTGGGAGAGGGGATGTGGTAAGAGCAAGGATAGTGGGGGTTAGTTACGTATCAACTGCCAATGGGGTTAGGTTGAATGTATCAATGACGATGAGGCAACCCTTCCTAGGGAAGATAGAGTGGATAGAGGAGGCTACTAAGGCTAAGAAGAAGCCTCAAAGTAAGCCAGGGCAATGA
- a CDS encoding MFS transporter, whose product MSFRIIGREGVLLAVANSITGIIWGANSVVLSIYMLNTGMKPAIIGTVLGVFSLMNALGSLITGYLSDFINKLNLFTAFSLASGLLILLLMTGLPPVIAVAYSLMALLNRNVISIAIVGEYAKRRGVSSEFFSLSSSLSVVFSVIGSSIAVLPSYMGRIGYDLIFIIEALSVYLSIPIMLKVVKRIGINMSEVKISGVSLRELRELKSSWLLKRLLPESLIGLGAGVIIPLFSLWFYLKFHVSLSNLGIVYAASNATLALGTLTAPVVSRVLKSRVTSVILLEGSATGILALMPIIVNLPALLFLFIVRNTLMNMANPLLTSLINDLVPREERGRVFGVWNMISSIPRALGPGIGGYLIDSGYLDLPLYITSLLYAIAVILFYVLLKDVEKMSKVTAVR is encoded by the coding sequence ATGTCGTTTAGGATTATTGGACGTGAGGGAGTTTTACTGGCCGTAGCTAACTCCATAACCGGTATTATATGGGGTGCTAATTCAGTCGTATTATCGATATATATGCTTAACACGGGCATGAAGCCGGCGATAATAGGTACTGTTCTTGGTGTTTTCTCACTCATGAATGCTCTAGGGTCATTAATTACCGGTTATCTTTCAGACTTCATTAATAAACTAAACCTATTCACCGCATTCTCATTAGCAAGTGGTTTACTAATACTGCTACTAATGACTGGATTACCACCTGTAATAGCTGTTGCATATTCACTCATGGCGTTACTTAACCGTAACGTGATCTCAATTGCCATTGTTGGTGAATACGCTAAGCGAAGGGGGGTATCTAGTGAATTCTTCAGTTTATCATCATCACTTAGCGTAGTCTTTAGCGTAATTGGGTCTTCAATAGCGGTATTACCCAGCTACATGGGTAGGATTGGGTATGACCTGATCTTCATTATTGAGGCATTATCAGTGTACCTATCAATTCCAATAATGCTCAAGGTTGTTAAAAGAATAGGCATTAACATGTCTGAAGTTAAGATCAGTGGGGTTAGTTTAAGGGAGTTGAGGGAGTTAAAGTCATCGTGGCTACTTAAGAGACTCCTACCTGAATCCTTAATAGGGCTTGGTGCTGGTGTTATAATACCGCTCTTTAGCCTATGGTTTTACTTAAAGTTTCACGTTAGTCTCAGTAACCTAGGCATAGTATATGCTGCGTCAAATGCAACATTAGCCTTAGGCACATTAACAGCACCTGTAGTTTCAAGGGTACTGAAAAGTAGGGTTACATCAGTAATATTACTTGAAGGCTCAGCAACAGGCATACTGGCTTTAATGCCAATTATAGTTAATCTACCTGCATTACTGTTCCTTTTCATAGTTAGAAACACATTAATGAACATGGCGAACCCTCTACTAACATCATTAATCAATGACCTGGTACCTAGGGAGGAAAGAGGGAGGGTTTTCGGTGTATGGAACATGATATCATCGATACCACGTGCCCTAGGTCCTGGAATAGGGGGTTACTTAATAGATTCAGGCTACTTAGACTTACCACTATACATAACATCACTATTATACGCAATTGCAGTGATCTTATTCTACGTTCTACTTAAGGATGTTGAGAAGATGAGTAAGGTAACCGCAGTTAGGTGA
- a CDS encoding diphthamide synthesis protein translates to MMIEGVLVEGIDEVMGLIKDKVMIEAPIGLNKVAVALSRIITEKYGVKEVIVSGRNAWGACDIIAPPPGFDLIHIGHALPPNIASLMRMNGYVAEKNGVKTVITGKGFKAYILPAYYVPDDDVVEALARNLGKYEGSFVLYPILYKLYAESLAKRIHGTALGPFTGCFMPVKADKVVVVSGGYFYALTAKLINPSSRVMVADPHRVIVEDIEPVYRKYISLKVNSLLKAMEARRIAIVLTSKPGQGNINHALSVKRRLRQNGKDAFILYVDEVSSETINNIDADAIVIEACPRISLDDLDRVNKPLIAPLEVRYIINGKISEYKAAAVTLIPLNDGQ, encoded by the coding sequence ATGATGATTGAGGGTGTTTTAGTGGAGGGTATTGATGAGGTGATGGGATTAATTAAGGATAAAGTCATGATTGAAGCTCCAATAGGCCTTAATAAGGTTGCTGTGGCATTATCGAGAATAATCACTGAGAAGTATGGTGTTAAGGAGGTTATTGTAAGTGGTAGGAATGCTTGGGGGGCATGCGACATAATTGCTCCCCCACCTGGTTTTGATCTTATACACATTGGCCACGCATTACCCCCAAATATTGCTTCATTAATGAGGATGAATGGTTACGTTGCCGAGAAGAATGGTGTGAAGACAGTGATTACTGGTAAGGGGTTTAAAGCATATATTTTACCAGCCTACTATGTACCTGATGATGATGTTGTTGAGGCATTGGCTAGGAACCTAGGAAAGTATGAGGGTTCATTCGTCCTTTACCCAATTCTTTACAAGCTTTACGCGGAATCTCTGGCTAAGAGGATACATGGTACCGCATTGGGGCCATTCACCGGATGCTTCATGCCCGTTAAGGCTGATAAGGTTGTGGTTGTTTCAGGTGGTTACTTCTACGCATTGACTGCTAAGTTAATTAACCCAAGTTCAAGAGTAATGGTGGCTGATCCACATAGAGTTATTGTGGAGGATATTGAACCTGTTTACAGGAAGTACATTAGTTTGAAGGTTAATTCCCTGCTTAAGGCCATGGAGGCGAGGAGGATAGCCATAGTATTAACTAGTAAGCCAGGTCAAGGTAACATTAACCACGCATTAAGTGTTAAACGCAGGCTGCGGCAGAATGGAAAAGACGCCTTCATACTTTACGTTGACGAGGTTTCATCCGAAACTATAAACAATATTGATGCTGACGCAATTGTTATTGAGGCTTGCCCTAGGATATCATTAGATGACTTGGATAGGGTTAATAAACCACTTATAGCACCACTTGAGGTAAGGTACATTATTAACGGTAAGATAAGTGAATATAAGGCGGCGGCAGTAACCCTAATACCACTTAATGATGGGCAATAG
- a CDS encoding DUF72 domain-containing protein, with translation MEIYVGTSGWLYNWNRGRSLDWYVKYSGLNAVELNSSFYRLPKPKVVNSWVNKASALRWSIKAYRYISHVAKLSGNALKEWRKMIELFKPLNNSIDFYLIQLPPSFKYTDDNLNRLHDFISEIGGGEKVAIEFRERGWFNNNVVNTINEIGVTVVSVDSPDIKWVGSNNGVVYLRMHGRSNWYFHNYSDGELREVANEIMALNPVKVYIFFNNDHWMLENAKTMLSILRNL, from the coding sequence GTGGAAATTTACGTAGGTACTTCAGGTTGGTTATACAATTGGAATAGGGGTCGTTCCCTAGATTGGTATGTTAAGTATAGTGGGTTGAATGCAGTTGAGTTGAATTCATCATTCTATAGGTTACCTAAACCTAAAGTTGTTAACTCATGGGTTAATAAGGCTTCGGCACTAAGATGGTCAATTAAGGCCTATAGGTACATTAGCCATGTAGCTAAACTCAGTGGTAATGCCCTTAAGGAGTGGCGTAAGATGATTGAATTGTTTAAACCACTTAATAATAGTATTGACTTCTACCTAATTCAATTACCCCCATCTTTCAAGTACACTGATGATAACCTAAATAGGCTTCATGACTTTATAAGTGAAATAGGAGGTGGTGAAAAGGTTGCGATTGAGTTTAGGGAACGCGGCTGGTTCAATAATAATGTAGTTAACACTATTAATGAAATCGGAGTCACCGTGGTGTCTGTAGACTCCCCGGATATTAAATGGGTAGGGTCTAATAATGGAGTAGTTTACCTAAGGATGCATGGAAGAAGTAACTGGTACTTCCACAATTATAGTGATGGTGAATTACGTGAAGTCGCTAATGAAATAATGGCCCTTAACCCAGTTAAGGTATATATCTTCTTCAATAATGACCACTGGATGTTGGAGAACGCTAAGACTATGCTAAGTATCTTAAGGAACCTTTAA
- a CDS encoding UxaA family hydrolase, which yields MANKYPTIKAYVRPDGSVGVRNHVAVIPIDDLSNTAALGVAKLIRGTVAIPHPYGRLQFGRDLDLLFHVLSGTGANPNVYGAIVIGIEDSWANKVADAIAKTGKPVYVFGIEGNGDLRTIEMAARKAKELVQDAGEVQRTEVDLTSIMFSIKCGESDTTSGLASNPALGYTVDKLVDLGNTVMFGETSELTGAEDIVAGRIKDPKLREKFMRIYNEYIEVIEREGVDLLGSQPTEGNIKGGLSTIEEKALGNIQKLGTRPITCVADYLDPVPRNAGLCFVNTSSAAAEAVTLFAAKGSVLHFFTTGQGNVVGHPIIPVVKISANPKTIMAMGEHIDVDVSDLLKLKVSLQEAGDRILNYALRVMNGRLTAAETLQHDEFSPIKLYVSA from the coding sequence ATGGCAAACAAGTACCCAACCATTAAGGCTTACGTTAGGCCCGATGGAAGCGTAGGGGTAAGAAACCACGTAGCCGTAATACCCATTGATGACTTATCAAACACCGCAGCCTTAGGTGTAGCTAAGTTAATTAGGGGTACCGTAGCCATACCACACCCATACGGTAGGTTACAGTTTGGTAGGGACCTGGACCTACTGTTTCATGTACTATCTGGTACAGGGGCTAACCCTAACGTCTATGGCGCCATAGTTATTGGTATTGAGGATAGTTGGGCCAATAAGGTTGCGGATGCGATAGCTAAGACGGGTAAACCAGTGTACGTGTTTGGTATTGAGGGTAACGGTGACTTAAGGACTATTGAGATGGCTGCTAGGAAGGCTAAGGAGCTTGTGCAGGATGCTGGGGAAGTACAGAGGACTGAGGTTGACTTAACAAGCATCATGTTTAGCATTAAGTGCGGTGAGTCGGACACTACATCCGGCCTAGCCTCAAACCCAGCATTAGGGTATACTGTAGATAAGTTAGTGGACCTAGGTAACACCGTAATGTTTGGTGAAACGTCAGAATTAACCGGTGCAGAGGATATTGTTGCCGGCCGTATAAAGGATCCTAAATTAAGGGAAAAATTCATGAGAATCTACAACGAGTACATTGAGGTTATTGAGAGGGAAGGAGTTGACCTACTTGGTTCACAGCCAACTGAAGGTAACATTAAGGGTGGCTTATCGACAATAGAGGAGAAGGCACTTGGTAACATACAGAAGTTGGGCACTAGGCCAATTACATGCGTTGCGGACTACCTTGATCCAGTACCAAGGAATGCGGGCCTATGCTTCGTTAATACGTCATCAGCCGCAGCCGAGGCTGTAACACTATTCGCCGCTAAGGGTTCCGTGCTGCACTTCTTCACCACTGGTCAAGGTAATGTCGTGGGTCATCCAATAATACCGGTGGTTAAAATTTCAGCTAACCCGAAGACTATCATGGCGATGGGTGAACACATTGATGTTGATGTTTCCGACCTACTGAAGCTTAAGGTAAGCCTTCAGGAGGCTGGAGACAGGATACTAAACTATGCGTTAAGGGTAATGAATGGTAGGTTAACTGCAGCTGAGACCCTGCAGCATGATGAATTCTCACCCATTAAACTATACGTGAGTGCGTGA
- a CDS encoding mandelate racemase/muconate lactonizing enzyme family protein: MPKLTTVKPIPISIQYIDDPPTVFQEAWGRQLYVKVELGDVVGWGEVLVYGSGIVDSYVGVFNDVVTPAVTGELIENASDIYRLISRLEKLLFTAGLCGVVTGTIGGLEMALWDALGKYLNKPVSDLLGPRVRDRLPVYASFPRYSIVDYVVKAVNKALNSGFNTVKLHQHVNDALESIKAIRENIGYGISVALDLNAAFDKPEKALDFLNKVHRYEPYWVEEPTWPPNDYELLAYVANKSPVPIAAGENEYYIHGFRELAHIGLTYVQPDISKVGGLIKFVDVVKAIAALGKPVAPHHRPHKSILAHLYTLHAASVMSSIAIVEWPLTWVKDIYDIDVEVKDGEVSLTGLKGSGVGVNVDEWALGKYPYVSKYAPLMFH; the protein is encoded by the coding sequence ATGCCTAAGTTAACCACAGTTAAACCAATACCCATCTCAATACAGTACATTGATGATCCACCCACCGTATTTCAGGAAGCCTGGGGTCGTCAATTATACGTTAAGGTTGAGTTGGGCGATGTTGTTGGCTGGGGTGAGGTACTGGTTTACGGTAGTGGTATCGTTGATTCATACGTTGGGGTATTTAATGATGTTGTAACCCCAGCGGTTACCGGTGAATTAATTGAAAATGCAAGCGATATATACAGGTTAATTAGTAGACTTGAGAAGCTCCTGTTTACAGCGGGTCTATGTGGTGTTGTGACGGGTACCATTGGGGGTCTTGAAATGGCCCTATGGGATGCCCTAGGTAAGTACCTTAATAAGCCGGTTAGTGACTTACTAGGCCCCAGGGTTAGAGATAGGTTGCCGGTTTACGCCAGTTTCCCCAGGTACTCAATAGTTGACTACGTTGTTAAGGCTGTTAATAAGGCATTAAATAGCGGGTTTAACACTGTTAAGCTTCATCAACATGTTAACGATGCCCTTGAGTCCATTAAGGCAATTAGAGAGAACATTGGTTATGGTATTAGCGTTGCATTAGACTTAAACGCCGCCTTCGATAAGCCTGAGAAGGCGTTAGACTTCCTGAATAAGGTGCATAGGTATGAACCTTACTGGGTTGAGGAACCAACATGGCCTCCAAATGACTATGAACTACTCGCTTACGTAGCTAATAAGTCGCCAGTGCCAATAGCGGCTGGTGAGAATGAGTACTATATTCATGGGTTCAGGGAATTGGCACATATTGGGTTAACTTATGTTCAACCAGACATATCTAAGGTGGGGGGTTTAATTAAGTTCGTTGACGTTGTTAAGGCAATTGCAGCATTAGGTAAACCAGTGGCCCCTCACCATAGGCCTCATAAGTCAATACTAGCTCACTTATACACACTTCACGCGGCTTCAGTAATGAGTAGCATAGCTATTGTTGAATGGCCACTGACTTGGGTGAAAGACATATATGATATAGATGTAGAGGTTAAGGATGGGGAAGTAAGCTTAACAGGACTTAAGGGTAGTGGGGTTGGGGTTAACGTGGATGAGTGGGCCTTAGGCAAGTACCCATACGTAAGTAAGTATGCGCCGTTAATGTTCCACTGA
- a CDS encoding DsrE family protein, giving the protein MVHKVVAHVSDLEKVKAALISCRNLLNDVSDVQLEVVFNQTAVKALVKGSEYEDDINELIRMGVLIVACRNAMRLSNINEGELINGVVTVNAGVGEIVRKMADGWLYLRL; this is encoded by the coding sequence ATGGTTCATAAGGTTGTTGCACACGTATCAGACTTAGAGAAGGTTAAGGCGGCGTTGATATCATGTAGGAACCTGCTTAATGATGTAAGTGATGTACAGCTTGAGGTTGTTTTTAACCAAACCGCCGTTAAGGCATTAGTTAAGGGTAGTGAATATGAGGATGATATTAATGAGCTTATTAGAATGGGTGTTCTGATTGTAGCGTGTAGAAATGCAATGAGGCTAAGTAACATTAATGAGGGGGAATTAATTAATGGTGTTGTAACCGTTAATGCTGGGGTAGGGGAAATTGTGAGGAAGATGGCTGATGGCTGGCTGTACTTAAGATTGTGA
- a CDS encoding LysE family transporter gives MIDAVYEYLLGLALGLSLAVPPGPMNALIAAEALKTPLHGTAVGAGAMSADATLMVLTYFLYRLVKPYVSYVYFIGGGVMIYLAVLMLRSSNITTSVHGLGSVIRNYTKGYAMGITNPYQIGWWLSAGLTLISIMGVFSIAGLFTGILMWIVTYPLAVYTGKKYLGGKYEVIVRVISGIAIMGFAVYFIYVGLTLLLRSILP, from the coding sequence ATGATTGACGCCGTGTATGAGTACCTACTTGGCTTAGCCCTAGGCTTATCTCTGGCTGTACCACCAGGTCCCATGAATGCGTTAATAGCTGCTGAGGCCCTGAAGACTCCTCTTCACGGTACTGCAGTGGGGGCTGGGGCAATGTCAGCTGACGCAACCCTAATGGTGTTAACCTACTTCCTGTATAGGCTTGTGAAGCCCTACGTATCATATGTGTACTTCATCGGTGGCGGCGTAATGATATACTTAGCAGTGTTAATGTTAAGGTCCTCTAACATTACTACTAGTGTTCATGGCTTAGGCAGTGTAATTAGGAATTACACTAAAGGGTACGCCATGGGCATCACGAATCCTTACCAAATAGGCTGGTGGTTATCAGCCGGGTTAACGTTAATATCAATAATGGGTGTATTCAGTATTGCAGGCTTATTCACAGGTATTTTAATGTGGATAGTCACGTATCCACTGGCAGTATACACTGGGAAGAAGTACCTTGGGGGTAAGTATGAAGTTATTGTTAGGGTGATTTCGGGAATTGCAATAATGGGTTTTGCAGTCTACTTCATATACGTTGGTTTAACACTACTTTTGAGGAGCATACTGCCTTAG